From the genome of Mustela lutreola isolate mMusLut2 chromosome 16, mMusLut2.pri, whole genome shotgun sequence, one region includes:
- the IGFL3 gene encoding insulin growth factor-like family member 3 isoform X2 — MTPRSSVSVSVCITIFFLQCAKVVPDAPMASGLWLCQPAPRCGDHLYNPSEQCCDDDTILPLNRTRLCGPNCTFWPCFELCCPESFGSQKFVVKLKVLGVKSRCFSSPISRNCPRTNQKKPT, encoded by the exons ATGACACCACGAAGCTCCGTCTCAG TTTCTGTCTGCATAACAATCTTCTTCCTCCAGTGTGCAAAAGTAGTCCCAG ATGCCCCCATGGCCTCGGGGCTGTGGCTGTGCCAGCCTGCCCCCAGGTGTGGGGACCACCTCTATAACCCCTCGGAGCAATGCTGTGATGACGACACCATCCTGCCTCTGAATCGGACTCGCCTTTGCGGCCCCAACTGCACCTTCTGGCCCTGCTTTGAACTCTGCTGTCCTGAGTCCTTTGGCTCCCAGAAGTTTGTTGTGAAGTTGAAGGTCCTGGGCGTCAAGTCCCGGTGCTTCTCGTCCCCAATCTCCAGAAACTGCCCCAG AACCAACCAGAAGAAGCCTACGTGA
- the IGFL3 gene encoding insulin growth factor-like family member 3 isoform X1 has product MTPRSSVSVSVCITIFFLQCAKVVPDAPMASGLWLCQPAPRCGDHLYNPSEQCCDDDTILPLNRTRLCGPNCTFWPCFELCCPESFGSQKFVVKLKVLGVKSRCFSSPISRNCPRSHVGRKAGREKGGSRFPAEQRARLGAPSQ; this is encoded by the exons ATGACACCACGAAGCTCCGTCTCAG TTTCTGTCTGCATAACAATCTTCTTCCTCCAGTGTGCAAAAGTAGTCCCAG ATGCCCCCATGGCCTCGGGGCTGTGGCTGTGCCAGCCTGCCCCCAGGTGTGGGGACCACCTCTATAACCCCTCGGAGCAATGCTGTGATGACGACACCATCCTGCCTCTGAATCGGACTCGCCTTTGCGGCCCCAACTGCACCTTCTGGCCCTGCTTTGAACTCTGCTGTCCTGAGTCCTTTGGCTCCCAGAAGTTTGTTGTGAAGTTGAAGGTCCTGGGCGTCAAGTCCCGGTGCTTCTCGTCCCCAATCTCCAGAAACTGCCCCAG atcacatgtaggcaggaaggcaggcagagagaaaggaggaagcagattccctgctgagcagagagcccgactcggggctccatcccagtga